A window of Cryptomeria japonica chromosome 3, Sugi_1.0, whole genome shotgun sequence contains these coding sequences:
- the LOC131874127 gene encoding putative leucine-rich repeat receptor-like serine/threonine-protein kinase At2g24130, whose amino-acid sequence MIGGWLSSSIAVHGGVLRWNSSKPITVELGAQHHLSTITGRTPPEINNLTNITFIDFRNNFFQGRIPSLKRIKKLERLYLQGNSLEGSIPIDFGQLKHLGLLDMSNNMLSGEIPGRYLCHLLQLRRLSLHHNLLSGNIPTSLGDCKNLELFDLSHNKLKGKIPREVASLSNLHFYLNFSWNLLEGPLPAEISKLVLVLAIDISSNHLSGPIPAAIASCSALESLNLSRNTMEGPLPLSMGKLQNLVELNLSSNSLSEAVLQRLEHTKISYEELAAATGGFNDANLLGTGSFGPVYKGILIDGTFIAVKVLNLQAEQVHSSFKAECNVLKKVRHRNLVRIITSNSNPQFKGLVYEFMPNGSLEKHLYPEREDGEDEVCELAFKTRLHIATDVALAMEYLHHDSSFKVVHCDLKPSNVLLDEDMTGHVTDFGIARLTGATSTDSLTSTLSLKGSIGYIPPGMISELYFVSTFDADQCSF is encoded by the exons ATGATCGGTGGATGGCTGAGTTCAAGCATTGCGGTGCATGGTGGTGTTTTACGGTGGAACTCCAGTAAGCCTATAACGGTGGAACTGGGAGCTCAGCATCACTTATCTACAATAACAGGGCGCACACCTCCTGAGATTAACAACCTTACCAATATAACCTTCATAGATTTCCGGAATAACTTTTTCCAAGGCAGAATTCCATCattgaaaagaataaaaaaattggAAAGACTGTACTTGCAAGGCAACAGTTTAGAAGGAAGTATTCCCATTGACTTCGGACAGTTGAAGCATCTTGGCCTCTTGGATATGAGCAACAACATGCTCTCCGGGGAAATCCCAGGCAGGTATCTTTGTCACCTCCTGCAGCTGCGAAGGCTTTCTCTTCATCATAATCTGTTATCAGGAAACATACCTACCAGCTTAGGGGACTGCAAGAATTTAGAACTTTTTGACTTGTCCCATAATAAGCTAAAGGGGAAGATACCACGAGAAGTTGCCAGTCTTTCCAACCTGCATTTCTATCTGAATTTCTCGTGGAATTTATTAGAAGGTCCCTTGCCTGCAGAGATAAGTAAGTTAGTACTTGTACTCGCTATAGACATCTCTTCCAATCACTTGAGTGGGCCGATTCCAGCAGCGATAGCAAGTTGTTCTGCACTAGAATCATTGAATTTATCTAGAAATACAATGGAAGGTCCCCTTCCACTTTCAATGGGAAAACTGCAAAATCTTGTGGAGCTGAATCTCTCTTCCAACTCTCTGTCAG AAGCCGTTCTCCAAAGACTAGAGCACACAAAGATTTCATATGAAGAGCTTGCAGCAGCAACTGGAGGATTCAATGATGCCAATCTGTTGGGGACAGGTAGTTTTGGACCAGTATATAAAGGGATTCTTATTGATGGCACATTCATTGCTGTCAAGGTTCTCAATTTGCAAGCTGAACAAGTCCATAGCAGTTTCAAAGCAGAGTGCAATGTACTCAAAAAGGTTCGGCATCGGAATCTTGTTAGAATCATAACCTCCAACTCAAACCCTCAATTTAAAGGTTTGGTTTATGAATTTATGCCCAATGGAAGCCTGGAAAAGCATTTGTACCCTGAGAGAGAGGACGGGGAGGATGAAGTTTGTGAATTGGCGTTCAAGACAAGGTTACACATAGCCACAGATGTGGCACTTGCCATGGAATATCTTCATCATGATTCTTCATTCAAAGTTGTGCACTGTGATTTGAAACCTAGCAATGTCCTTTTGGATGAAGACATGACAGGTCATGTAACAGACTTTGGTATTGCTAGGTTAACAGGGGCGACTTCCACTGATTCTCTTACTTCAACATTGTCTTTGAAGGGGTCCATTGGCTACATTCCACCAGGCATGATTTCTGAACTTTACTTTGTTTCTACATTTGATGCTGATCAATGCTCATTTTAA